Proteins from a single region of Nocardioides anomalus:
- a CDS encoding response regulator transcription factor — MPRLLIIEDDDAVAEALQLALTQLGHTVRTAPSAEPGLAMLDDGTPTDLAIVDVMLPGMDGFELCRRVSATRPLPLVLLTARSDPIDIVVGLECGADDYVAKPVEPRVLDARIKAVLRRSATEPTRTLTQLGDLTVDEAAMRVHRDGEPVLLTPTELRLLLELLHHAGQARSRRVLLERVWEYGFVGDTRLVDACVQRLRAKVEPNPSKPTLIQTVRGVGYRLELP, encoded by the coding sequence ATGCCGCGCCTGCTCATCATCGAGGATGACGACGCGGTCGCCGAGGCCCTGCAGCTCGCGCTGACCCAGCTCGGGCACACCGTCCGCACCGCCCCGTCCGCCGAGCCCGGTCTGGCCATGCTGGACGACGGGACGCCGACCGACCTGGCGATCGTCGACGTCATGCTCCCCGGCATGGACGGCTTCGAGCTGTGCCGCCGGGTGAGCGCCACCCGCCCCCTGCCGCTCGTCCTGCTGACCGCGCGCAGCGACCCGATCGACATCGTCGTCGGCCTCGAGTGCGGGGCCGACGACTACGTCGCCAAGCCGGTTGAGCCGCGCGTGCTCGACGCCCGCATCAAGGCCGTCCTGCGCCGCTCGGCCACCGAGCCCACCCGGACCCTGACCCAGCTCGGCGACCTGACCGTCGACGAGGCGGCCATGCGCGTGCACCGCGACGGCGAGCCGGTGCTCCTGACCCCGACCGAGCTGCGGTTGCTGCTGGAGCTGCTGCACCACGCCGGGCAGGCCCGCTCGCGACGCGTGCTGCTCGAGCGGGTCTGGGAGTACGGCTTCGTGGGCGACACCCGCTTGGTCGACGCCTGCGTGCAGCGCCTGCGCGCCAAGGTCGAGCCGAACCCGTCCAAGCCGACGCTCATCCAGACGGTCCGTGGCGTGGGGTACCGGCTGGAGCTCCCGTGA
- a CDS encoding glycosyltransferase 87 family protein, which translates to MRSAQALAAARSAPSPAPSSYAGAGRRPRPRPAPLTVVLVLAIGLTVAYALTRANTGDMAVYRAGGQAVLHGGDLYDLRVGDFGFTYPPVAAALFATVAWLPLPAMFAVLTAASCAALYVVLRRSAPDVGQRLGAAVGLAALAATHPVVNTLSWGQVNLLLAALVLHDLLVRRSGVGVGLAAAVKLTPAVFVVYLVLCGRRREARTATATFLAASTLGAVVSPAASWRYWTHDVLAAPGVGGFDHVGNQALRGLAERALGTGAGTALWLLVAVPALVGGLLLARRTARAGDEVLAAGIAGLTACLVSPVAWIHHWVWCVPFLARVPVPVRLALGAGFVLPLTLGPVVGAGYPVLVLAALVGHRAWLPRMAGSAPR; encoded by the coding sequence GTGCGCAGTGCTCAGGCCCTCGCGGCCGCCCGCTCGGCCCCCTCGCCCGCCCCCTCGTCGTACGCCGGCGCGGGCCGTCGACCACGCCCGCGGCCCGCACCCCTCACGGTCGTCCTGGTCCTCGCGATCGGACTCACCGTCGCCTACGCGCTCACCCGCGCCAACACGGGCGACATGGCCGTCTACCGCGCGGGCGGTCAGGCGGTGCTGCACGGCGGGGACCTCTACGACCTGCGCGTCGGCGACTTCGGGTTCACCTACCCGCCCGTGGCGGCCGCGCTCTTCGCCACGGTGGCGTGGCTCCCGCTCCCGGCGATGTTCGCGGTGCTCACCGCGGCCTCCTGCGCCGCGCTGTACGTCGTCCTGCGCCGGTCCGCACCGGACGTCGGCCAGCGTCTCGGGGCCGCCGTGGGGCTGGCGGCCCTCGCCGCGACGCACCCGGTCGTCAACACGCTGTCCTGGGGTCAGGTCAACCTGCTGCTCGCCGCCCTCGTCCTGCACGACCTGCTCGTGCGCCGCAGCGGGGTGGGGGTGGGTCTGGCCGCCGCGGTCAAGCTCACGCCGGCGGTCTTCGTCGTCTACCTGGTCCTCTGCGGTCGCCGTCGCGAGGCCAGGACGGCGACCGCCACCTTCCTGGCCGCCTCCACCCTCGGCGCGGTCGTGTCGCCCGCGGCGTCGTGGCGGTACTGGACGCACGACGTGCTCGCGGCCCCGGGCGTCGGCGGGTTCGACCACGTGGGAAACCAGGCCCTGCGGGGTCTGGCCGAACGAGCGCTGGGCACCGGCGCCGGCACCGCCCTGTGGCTCCTGGTGGCGGTCCCGGCCCTGGTCGGCGGCCTCCTGCTCGCCCGGCGGACTGCTCGCGCGGGGGACGAGGTCCTCGCCGCGGGCATCGCCGGGCTCACCGCCTGCCTGGTCTCCCCGGTGGCCTGGATCCACCACTGGGTCTGGTGCGTCCCCTTCCTCGCCCGGGTGCCGGTCCCCGTCCGGCTGGCCCTCGGGGCCGGGTTCGTGCTGCCGCTCACCCTGGGGCCGGTCGTCGGCGCCGG